One Paraburkholderia sp. IMGN_8 DNA window includes the following coding sequences:
- a CDS encoding XRE family transcriptional regulator yields the protein MNKQEEIEGLAILIRDLRKHRKVTLGALAEKIGRSVGFLSQIERGLSRPTVGDLTAIGEALGVPTTYFYSLSKPRALPWVTRPDERRTLYYAEGVTDVLVSPNMSAGFSMLESHLAPGASSGDRPLNDSDEQGGFVLEGELTIWLEGETKPVTLGPNDGFQVPAHAQFRYANLSDQPTRVLWVFT from the coding sequence ATGAACAAGCAGGAAGAGATTGAAGGTCTTGCGATATTGATTCGCGACCTGCGCAAGCACAGGAAGGTGACCTTGGGTGCATTGGCGGAAAAGATTGGCCGCTCGGTAGGTTTCCTCTCCCAGATCGAGCGCGGCCTCTCGCGTCCGACTGTGGGCGACCTGACCGCCATCGGTGAGGCCTTGGGCGTACCCACCACTTATTTCTATAGCCTGAGCAAGCCGCGTGCGCTGCCGTGGGTGACCCGGCCCGACGAACGCCGCACCCTCTATTACGCCGAGGGCGTCACCGACGTGCTGGTGTCGCCGAACATGTCAGCGGGCTTTTCCATGCTGGAAAGCCACCTGGCCCCTGGCGCCAGCAGCGGCGACAGGCCTCTGAATGACAGCGATGAGCAGGGTGGCTTCGTCCTCGAAGGCGAGTTGACCATCTGGCTGGAAGGCGAGACGAAGCCGGTGACCCTGGGCCCCAACGACGGCTTTCAGGTGCCGGCGCACGCTCAGTTCCGCTACGCCAATCTGTCTGACCAACCGACCCGGGTACTTTGGGTGTTCACCTAG
- a CDS encoding FAD-binding oxidoreductase, with product MFHQSARHVASYYARTYPGPIPLRPALEDRLDTEVLVVGAGFSGLHTALRLALAGKRVTLLEASRVAWAASGRNGGQALLGWSCDMPPLEAALGQERARQLWDSMRWAAAEIRELPQRHGFDADYRAGSLWAAVLPRRVGLLQEAQREAVEKWGYDRMRFIPREEMPQWIASERYRAALYDPEAGHLNPLKLAQGLTAAIEQAGGRIFEQSHVLDYRETPAGYVARTDKGEVRADVLVLACNAYLDRLDRKLARRVLPVGTYQVATSQLKPELARSLLPRNNCVIDNQFVPDYFRLSPDNRLLFGGGCTYAGGIPKDIAAVTRPYLERAFPQLRGVALEFAWGGHIDISMKRTPDIGRQGERYWLQGYSGHGVLPTLAAARAVADAILGDDELLRLYQSIHNPPFPGGALLAAPLEVIGKTWYRLRDRV from the coding sequence ATGTTCCATCAGTCCGCCCGGCACGTCGCGAGCTACTACGCGCGAACCTATCCCGGCCCGATTCCGTTGCGCCCGGCTTTGGAAGACCGCCTGGACACCGAGGTGTTAGTTGTCGGCGCCGGTTTCAGCGGGCTGCACACCGCGCTGCGCCTGGCTTTGGCAGGCAAGCGGGTGACCTTGCTCGAGGCCAGCCGGGTGGCTTGGGCTGCGTCCGGGCGCAATGGCGGCCAGGCGCTGCTCGGCTGGTCGTGCGACATGCCGCCGCTGGAAGCGGCGCTGGGGCAGGAGCGCGCCCGCCAACTGTGGGACAGCATGCGTTGGGCCGCCGCGGAGATACGCGAACTGCCGCAGCGTCATGGCTTTGATGCCGACTACCGGGCCGGCAGTTTGTGGGCGGCGGTGCTGCCGCGCCGCGTCGGTCTCCTGCAGGAGGCCCAGCGGGAGGCCGTGGAGAAGTGGGGCTACGACCGCATGCGCTTCATCCCTCGCGAGGAAATGCCCCAGTGGATTGCAAGCGAGCGTTATCGTGCGGCGCTCTACGATCCCGAGGCTGGGCACCTGAATCCGTTGAAGCTGGCCCAAGGTCTGACGGCGGCGATCGAGCAGGCTGGCGGGCGCATCTTCGAACAGAGCCACGTGCTGGACTACCGCGAAACGCCCGCCGGTTATGTGGCGCGCACCGATAAGGGCGAGGTGCGTGCCGATGTGCTGGTGCTCGCCTGCAACGCGTATCTCGACCGGCTCGACCGCAAGCTTGCGAGGCGCGTGCTGCCGGTCGGCACGTATCAGGTGGCCACCTCGCAGCTGAAACCGGAACTGGCCCGCTCGCTGCTGCCGCGCAACAACTGCGTGATCGACAATCAGTTCGTTCCCGATTACTTTCGCCTGAGTCCGGACAACCGCCTGCTATTCGGCGGCGGCTGCACTTACGCGGGTGGTATTCCAAAAGATATCGCGGCGGTCACCCGGCCCTACCTGGAACGGGCGTTCCCGCAACTGCGAGGGGTGGCGCTGGAGTTTGCCTGGGGCGGACATATCGATATCAGCATGAAACGCACGCCGGATATCGGTCGCCAGGGCGAGCGCTACTGGCTGCAGGGCTATTCGGGTCATGGCGTGCTGCCGACGCTCGCCGCTGCCCGTGCAGTGGCCGACGCCATTCTCGGCGACGACGAACTGCTGCGCCTGTATCAGTCCATCCACAATCCGCCTTTCCCGGGCGGCGCGCTGCTGGCGGCGCCGCTGGAGGTCATTGGGAAAACCTGGTATCGCCTGCGCGATAGAGTGTGA
- a CDS encoding glutamine synthetase family protein, translating into MASSTADLLSEVRAFRAAYPEVRYVDLICLDIPGHFYGKRYPVDMLEKVAVGGLLKLPQNCILLGTQGGLYPIGDYCFNDGDPDATRRLIAGTLKPVRWEGRPLGQMLISSDGTEAPIEFEPREVLARVLKRFERRGIRPVVAFELEFYLFDARLENGLPQFPRDPLCDDRDDQPNMHIERLSRFSGVLHEMVDTAREQGVDATAITAELGPGQFEINFGHHDDGLRAADWAALFCRSTRGVAMKHGYRASFMSKPYLHAPGSGMHVHVSLYDEGGNNLLAADGQRPMRHAVAGCLALLPHCMPVFAANHNAFRRYGWKANAASRASWGFEDRDACIRIPESDDRNLRIEHRLAGADANPYLVLAAILTGMEYGLDAACEPIAPLNEDRGSGVDFPKDMLTAVAGMLDHPVVQEGLGEEFVMVFCEHKRQDFLDFMNEVNAREYRWFL; encoded by the coding sequence GTGGCTTCCTCTACCGCAGACCTGCTCAGTGAAGTGCGCGCCTTCCGTGCGGCGTATCCCGAGGTGCGCTACGTCGATCTCATTTGCCTGGATATCCCTGGGCACTTCTATGGCAAGCGATACCCGGTGGACATGCTGGAGAAGGTCGCTGTCGGCGGCCTTCTGAAGTTGCCGCAGAACTGCATATTGCTGGGTACGCAGGGCGGTTTGTACCCGATCGGCGATTATTGCTTCAACGACGGCGATCCGGATGCGACACGCCGCCTGATCGCTGGCACCCTCAAGCCGGTGAGATGGGAGGGCCGGCCATTGGGACAGATGTTGATCAGCTCGGACGGCACCGAGGCGCCCATCGAGTTCGAACCGCGCGAGGTGCTGGCACGGGTGCTGAAACGCTTCGAACGGCGCGGCATCCGTCCGGTAGTGGCTTTCGAGCTGGAGTTCTACCTGTTCGACGCGAGGCTCGAGAACGGCCTGCCGCAGTTCCCACGCGACCCGCTCTGCGACGACAGGGACGACCAGCCGAACATGCACATCGAGCGACTGTCCCGTTTCTCCGGCGTGCTCCACGAGATGGTCGATACCGCACGCGAGCAGGGCGTGGATGCTACGGCGATCACCGCCGAATTGGGACCCGGGCAGTTCGAGATCAACTTCGGTCATCACGACGACGGTCTGCGTGCCGCAGACTGGGCGGCGTTATTCTGCCGCAGCACGCGTGGCGTGGCGATGAAGCATGGCTACCGTGCGAGCTTCATGAGCAAGCCGTATCTGCATGCGCCGGGCAGCGGCATGCATGTGCATGTGAGCCTCTACGACGAGGGCGGCAACAACCTGCTGGCCGCGGACGGCCAGCGGCCGATGCGTCACGCGGTGGCTGGGTGTCTGGCTTTGCTGCCGCATTGCATGCCTGTGTTCGCTGCGAATCACAACGCTTTTCGCCGCTATGGCTGGAAGGCGAATGCTGCCAGCCGCGCCAGTTGGGGGTTTGAAGACCGCGATGCGTGTATTCGCATTCCTGAATCGGATGACCGCAACCTGCGGATTGAGCATCGGCTGGCGGGGGCCGATGCTAATCCTTATCTGGTGCTGGCTGCTATTCTCACTGGTATGGAGTATGGGTTGGATGCTGCTTGCGAGCCCATCGCGCCGCTTAACGAGGATCGTGGGAGTGGTGTTGATTTTCCTAAAGATATGCTTACAGCTGTTGCTGGGATGTTGGACCATCCGGTGGTGCAGGAGGGATTGGGGGAGGAGTTTGTTATGGTCTTCTGTGAGCATAAGCGCCAGGATTTTCTGGACTTCATGAATGAAGTCAATGCGCGGGAATATCGGTGGTTTCTCTAA